GTGAAACAGTCCGCGCAGCGAAGCCATCACGCCTTCCTGTTTCTGGTAGACGAGATAGCTCTTGGCAAGGTTTTTGATTTCGATCAGAGGCATGGGGAGAGTAGTTTGAAGTTTTCAGTGTTCAGTTTTCAGCGGCGCGGGAGATGTGTTGAAACGATCCCAAGCGCGTGGCACGGTCGAGAGACCGGCCACAACAACGTGTTTTCAGTGATCCGTTTTCAGTGGCGCAGGCGGTGTTTAGATGTCGAGGGTGCGTATCACGATACCGGAATGCTTGGGGGGCGGCCATTGGCTCGCGTTGTCAGTTTTGGGCTGGAGCGGTATAATCCCGGCCGCGAGGCGAACCCTGGTTTCGACGTGGAAGCTGTGATGGCGGAAGCAGTTACGACACGCCTGCGAGTCGGCATTGGGCACGATACGCACCGACTCACGCCGGGCGGGCCGTTGCGGCTGGGCGGAATCGACATTCCGCACGATCACCAATTGGTCGGGCACAGCGACGCCGACGCCTTGCTGCACGCCGTGACCGACGCGCTGCTGGGGGCGGCGGGGCTGGGGGATATCGGCGAGTTGTTTCCGGACAACGACCCCGCGAACCGCGGCCGTGATTCCGGCGAGATGCTGTCGCTGGCGTTGGACCGCGTCGGCGAAGCGGGGTTTCGAGTAGTGAACATCGACACGATCGTCTTCGCCGAGCAACCCAAGCTGAGTCGGTTCAAACCGCTGATCGAAGGGCGCTTGGCGGAGTTGCTGGGAATTGAATCGTCCCGCGTCAACGTCAAGGCGAAGACCGGCGAGCGCGTCGGCCCCATTGGCCGCCAAGAAGCCATCACGGCGGAATGCGTGGCATTGCTGGAGTCGTCGTTATGAGAAACTCAGACCGAAGTGAACCGCGAAAGTCGCGAAGGGGCGCGAAGGAAAACAAACGCATTCGTGTCGCCGAATCAGCCCCAACGGGGCGACAGGAAAACACGAACGCACCTATCCTGAACCCCAACGGGGTGACACAAGATTAGTCCCACACATAGCGTTCATCGAACGTGAGATCGTGACGCCGGAGCAATTCCAAGAACTCCTCCTGAAACGTCCGGACTCGGTGATGCTCCGCCTGGTTTTCGATATACGCCCTGACATCCGACAATCGCGAGTGGCTGACGCTGA
Above is a window of Planctomycetia bacterium DNA encoding:
- the ispF gene encoding 2-C-methyl-D-erythritol 2,4-cyclodiphosphate synthase — encoded protein: MAEAVTTRLRVGIGHDTHRLTPGGPLRLGGIDIPHDHQLVGHSDADALLHAVTDALLGAAGLGDIGELFPDNDPANRGRDSGEMLSLALDRVGEAGFRVVNIDTIVFAEQPKLSRFKPLIEGRLAELLGIESSRVNVKAKTGERVGPIGRQEAITAECVALLESSL